CCCACGTCAACGGCGAGCGTTAGTCGAAGCGGGGCGCGCCCCGAGCGATCAGCGCGGGGATGTGGCTGCGCGTCACGCCGTGCACGTGCTTGCCGGCCGCTTCGCCGACCGCCAGGAACTCGTCGAGATAGCGCAGATGCCGGTCGTAGTAGTTCGTGTAACTGGTGGTGCGGAAGAACGCAGGGTGAGCAGCGAACACGTCGTTCATGAGCTCCTGGCTGTATTGCAGCTGCGCGTTGTGCTTCCAGAAGTAGTTCTCCGTTTGCACCCGGCCGTCGCAGCCGCCGACGTCGACTTCGTCGACGAGCGCGAAGGCCACCGGCAGCATGAGGTAGGTGAGCACGTTGCCCGACATCACGACCTTGGCGTTCGTCTCCGTCGGCCACGCCCACTCGGTTCCGGTGTCGTCGAGGGTCACGAGCCGATCGCGCACGTCGGGCATGTGGGCCAGCAGCAAGCCGGCATAACGCGCCGGTATCACCACGAGCGCGTCGCAGACGGCCAGCGCGCCGCGCAGGTCGGCGCGGAACGCCGCGGCGTAGCGGCTCGGTCCGAAGTGGAAGACCGGGTCGGCAAAACAGATGACGTCGGGGCGCAGCTTCGTGATGAGGTCGATGTCGCGCACGGCCGAGTTGCACACGATGCGCACGTCGGCGGTGACTCGCGCGGGATCGAGTTCGCTGGCCGACGGCCCGGTGCCGAGCGCCAGGGCGCGCCCGCCGGTGACGCGGCGCGCCAACAGGCGCGGGACGGTCGAGAGTGGATCGGGTGGCGGTTCGGGCGCCAACGCGGCGCGGAGACGGAGATAACCGAGCTCGGACGTGTACGCGAAGACCGGATCGGCGATGCTCATTGATCGAATGTGGGGCAGCACGCGCGCTACCGAGCCGACGGCGATGCGGTGGAGCACGTGGCGTACCCCGCGCCCAGTCGGCAACGGACCCGACGCGATGCGGTCGCGCTGCACGAGGTCGGGATCCATGTGGGGCGCGTCGGCGGGCGAGAACGCCATGTGGTCGGCGCCGGCGATGTAGATCGGTACCGTCGCGTCCGCCAGGTACCAGTTGATGCGTGCCACCAGGTCGGCGAGTTCGGCGGCGTCGCGCGGTGCCGGTTCGAAGACCAACGCGTCGATGTTCGCCCGGTGCTCGGGCACGGCCAGACGCTTGAACCCGGCGTGGAAATACTTGCGCAGCTTCGTGTCGAGCACGTTCGGCTTGCCGAACGCCGCCGCCTGACCCTGCTGCGTACGGTCAGCCACGCATGTTCTCCCGGAACCAACGAACGGGCGAGCGCGCCAGTGCGTGCAGCCGGGCCGTTTGCTCGGTCCGATTGGCGCGCTTGAGTTCGGCGGCGAACGGGCCGGGCCCGGCGGTGACATAGGCCCACAGCATCACCGCCGACCCGACGCCGACGGGACGCATCGCGCTGTAACGGACGAGTCGCAGGGCGAAGTAGGCCGGGTGATAACCCGTCCAGCGGGCGACGACGCCGCCGCGGCGGCGGCCGCGCAGCACGCCCTCGCTCGAGCCGGTGCGCCGGGCGCTGGTCGCGATGGCCTCGGGCACGACGCGGATCTCGAGGCCGGCCGCCCGAATGGCGACCTCGTCGAGAACGTCCCAGCCCAGCGCAATCGGCACGCCCGCCGCGACATCCCACGCGGCGCGGTTGTAGGCGCGCAGGCCGCCGCGGACGTGGTGGGGCTGCGAGCGATCCGCAACGTCGGCGATCACACCGCCGATCACGCCGACGTCGGGCGCCACCTTCGTGAGCGCGGCGAAGTGATCCGGGGCGAGGACCAGGTCGGCGTCGATCTTCAGCACGCGCTCGGCGTCGGGTAGCCGTTCGAGGCCGGCCGCCACCCCGTCGGCGAAGGCGACCCGTTCGGACGCGCCCAGCAGGCCGCCGGTGTTCGTGCGCCGCAGCACGTGCACGGGAAACGGCATTGACTGCGGGTCGACGCACTCGGCGGTGCCGTCGTCGCTGCCGTCGTCGACAATCACCCACAATCCGATCGTTTGGACTGTTTGGGCGGCGAGCGAGGCCGCCAGTTGCGGCAGCCGATCGCGTTCGTTGCGCGCCGGCGTCACCAGCAGCCAGGGCGCGCTGATCGGCATGTCCAACCCTGGCACACGCGATGATGCGACGGTGAACCCCGCAACGGCCGCGCGCGTCGGGGTTGTCATCGTGACGTACGCCTCGGGCGCCGACATTGGTCACGCGCTCGGCTCGCTGCCGACCGCGGCGATGGCGCGCGTCGTCGTGGTCGACAACGCATCACCCGACGACACCGTCGCGATCGTGCGCGCCCTCGACCTGCCGAACGTCGAGGTGGTCGAACAGGACAACGTCGGTTTCGGCGCCGGCAACGACGCCGGCCGGGCGCGGCTACCGGCGACGGCGGAGTTTGTCCTGTTTCTCAACCCCGACTGCGTGATCCAAGGCTCCGACATCGAGCGTCTCGTCGGCTACCTCGACGCCCACCCCACCTGCGCGCTCGTGGGTCCAGCGCTGCGCGACGCCGACGGGTCATTGCGCACCCCCGGCGGCACGTTGCCCACGCCCATGACCGAGTTGCGACCCCTGTTGCCCGCGCCGGTCGGCCGCTTCCTCGTCCGCCGCCAGCTCGACGGCGCGACGGCCCGGTCGGGCCCAGTGGGCTACGTGGAGGGAGCATGCATGCTGGCGCGCCTCGACGCCTTCGACGCCGTCGGCGGTTTCGACCGCCGCTACTTCTTGTGCTTCGAGGAAATGGATCTTGCGCACCGGCTCAGCGACGCCGGGTGGAGCGTTGACCTGTGCCTCGACGCGACGGCGACACACGCCGCGCAGCAGTCCCGCGCCCAGGTACGGGCGTTCAGCCTCTATCACCAGTTCCGCAGCCAGCGGCTGTATCTCGAGCGCTGGCACGGCGAGAAGGCGGCGCAGCGTTACGCGGCGGCGGCGGGTCTGTGCTGGTGGCTGCGCAAGGCGACGCGCAACCTGTCGGCCGCCGACTACCGCGTGTTGCGCGCGGCTTCCCGCAAGGCACAATTGCCCGGGTGAGCGACAACCGTCTCGCCGTTGCCGGTGTCGTCGCCGTGTTCTTCGTGGCCGCGTACGCGGCGCGGTACTCGGTTTCGATCGCGCTGGCGGTGTTGTTGTGGGGCATCGCCGCGACCGTCGCCCGTCGGCACGTGCGCGGTGCGGTTGTCGCCGGCCTCGCCTTCATCGCGATCATCCCCATCTATTGGGTGCCGAACATCCCTGGGAGCACCGTGGCGGCGTCGCCGGTCGTGCTCGTGTGCGCCACGCTGTTGCCGGCCGCGCTCGAACTGCGCCATCGAATCCGCATCGGTGTGCTCGACCGTCTCGTGATCGCTTACTCGGTGCTCGTCACCATCGCGTACCTCGTCAACACGTCGGGCGGCTTCATCGGCGCGATCACTGGGGCCCTGTTCTCGTCGCTCCTGCCCTACGCCACGTTCCGCCTGTTGAGCCTGCGCCGCGAGATGTCGACGTCGGCGGCGATCGGCGTGCTCATCGGCGCCGTCGTGTCGGCGATCGTCGCCGTGCGCGAGTACCGCGGCGTGAAGAATCCGTTCTTCGCCCTCTTCCCGCGCGGCCATGCTCACGCCTTCTTTGCCCGTGCCGACACGCGGCTCGGTCACCCGCGACCGGAGGCGTCGTTCGGCCAGGCGATCGCCCTCGGCATGTTCCTCGTGCTGGCGATCGTGCTCGTGCTCGGACTGGCCTGGCGCCGCGAGGGCAAGGCGCCCGTGCCCCGGCCCGTCCTGTACGGCGTCGCCCTGCTCAGCCTCTTCGCGCTTACCGAAAACCTCGTACGCGGCCCGCTGGTGATGCTCGCCTTCGCCGTCGTCGTCCTCCTTATCAGCGAGTCGCGTCGCGGCCATCACGGACGCGGCGTGGTTATCGCCGTCGGGCTCGCCGTACTGGTCAACGTCGGTTCGTTCGCCAACGTGCTCCAGTTGCGCGATCAGACGTTCAGCGAGGGCAGCAGCGTCAATCTCAGCGGCGAATACCGCGTCGAGATCTGGCACGTCGTGTCGGACCGGTCGAACTTCTCGCTCGTCGGCAAGCAGGTCGTCGACGAGGACGGCGTGGGCTTCACCGCCGCCGCCGGTCAAGACGTCGGCCTCAAGTCCTTCGACAACGCCTACGCGCTCATTTACATCGGCTACGGCGTGCTGGCGCTGCTGGTGTTCATGGCGATCGCCCTGCGCGTCGGCAAGGCGGCCTTGCTCGACCGGCTGGCCGTGATCGACCACGCGTGGGCCGCCGCCATCCTCGCCGCGTTCATCAACCTGATGACGGTGAACCTATTGACGCAGTTTGCGCACATCTTCTGGATCGGCATCGGTCTCATCGCGTCGGCGATCCAGCGCGCCGGCGACGAGGGTGAATCCGAAGAACCCCCGACCGCCGACTACCGTTTGTCCCCGTGGATCTCCAGGCCTTCGTCAGCCTGATTCGGCGACGCTGGCCGATCGTGGTACTGGCATTCGTCGTATGTCTCACCAGTTCGGCGGCGCTCTCCGCTTCGCAGACCAAGCAGTACAGCGCGACGGCGCGCATGTTCGTCAGCGTCCCCGACGTGATCAACGTGAGCCAGGCGGTGCAGGCGGTGCAGCTCACGTCTGACCTGATGCAGAGCTACGCCAAGATGGTCGACGCCAACATCACCACCGGGCGCGTCGCCAACCGACTCAGCGGGCGCATTCCTGCAGCGGAGATCCGCGGCAAGGTGTCGGCAGCCGCGATTCCCCAGACGCTGCTCATCGACGTGAAGGGCGGCGACTCCAGCCCGTCGCTGGCGGCCGACCTCACCAATCAAACGGCGGAAGCCCTGAGGTCGGTCATCGACCAGCTCGGCAAGCCGAGCGGCATCGAGGCGACGATCATCAGCCGGGCCTCTGTCCCGTCGAAGCCCGTGTCGCCCCAGCCGGCGCGCGACCTCGCCGTCGGGTCCTTCCTCGGCCTCGCTCTCGGCCTCGCCGTGGCGCTGGCGATGGACGCCCTCGACCGCACGATCCGGGAGGAAGAGGTCGCGTCGGAGATCTTCGGTGCGCCGGTGCTGTGTTCGATCCCCAAACAACGCAACCTCGCCGCCGACCCGCTCGTGGCGCTCAAGCCCGGCGGCTCGCCTACCGGTGAGGCCTACCGCGCCCTGCGTACCGCCATCCGGTTCCGCGAGTCGGCCCAAGCGCTCAAGACGGTGCTGGTCACGTCCGCCGCCGCCGGCGACGGCAAGTCGACGATCGCCTCGAATCTCGCCATCGCGATGTCGCTCGACGGTGCCCGCACCATTCTCATCGACGCGGACCTCCGCCGCACTCGCCTGAACTCCATCTTCGACATCGAGCCGGGCCCCGGGTTGACCGAGGTGCTCCTCGGCAAGATGCCGCTCGAAGACGCGCTTGTCCCGTTCAGCCGCGGCCTGTCGATCCTCCAGGTCGGCAACTACACGCTCAACCCGTCCGAAGCGCTCGGTTCGCAAGTGATGGTGAAGGTGCTCGAAGAGGCCAAGCGCCTCGCCGACATCGTGATCGTCGACGCCCCGCCGATCCTGCCCGTCGCCGACCCGGCCGTGCTCGCCGCGCTCGTCGACGGCACCGTGATCGTGTGTCGCTGGCATCGCACGTCGCTCCACGCCGCCGGTTCGACGCGCTCGATGCTCGACAACGTCGGCGCCGACGTCATCGGGGTCGTGCTGAACGCCGAAGGCGGCGGGCGCTCGAACAACTACTACCGCCACTACTCCAACCGGCCGCAGCATCGTCGCGGCGAAAGGCAGCCGGCGGCCAAGCCGGCATCGGTGCCCGAGGCTTCGGCCAACGGTGCCGGCAACGGAGCCGCCAACCCATCGGCGACCCCGGGCGCTCCTGCCAAAGATGGTGGGTGACGCCTGGCTTCTCGGCGTCGCGATCTTCCTGACGCTGATTACCGCCGGCGCCCTTTCTCTCTACGAAAACCAGGCCACCCGGCGCGGCCTGCGCTTCCGCCGTTTCGAACGACCGGGCGCTACCGCCCTCATCGTCGGCTTCAGCCTGGCCGCGCTCGTGACCGGCAAGCTCGGCCAGAGCTGGTTCGTCCTGCCGGCCGCCGCCTTCGCGGCGTTGTCGGGCACCTTGTTGTTGCGCCGCGGCGGGCGGCTCCTCTCGTTCGTCCTGCTGTGGGCGATGGCCGCCGTGGTGGTGTTCTGCCTCGACGCCCAGATGCCGGCCTACGGGATCCGCGCCGTCGACGTCGTGTTCACCGGGCTGCTGCTGGCGTGCTTCGCCAGCCTGATCCGCGAACTCGACATCCTCGGGTCCGCTGGCTGGTTCGCTGCGGTCGCCGCCGCCGTCGGCACCGCGGTCGTCGCGTACACGGCGCACAGCACGAAGGACGAACGCGTCGCCGTCCTCGTGGCCGGCGCGGTATTCGCCGTCGCCGCGGTGTCACCGTTCGGCTCGGGGATGTTGGGCCGTATGGGGTCTCGCCTCGCGGGCCTCGTGATCGGTGGCCTTGCCATTCGCGCCGCGGTCGGCTCGCCGGTGGGCATGGTGGCCGTCGTCGCCGGCGGCATCGTGTGCGCCCTCGCCTACCTCGTCACGCTGGAGTCGCCCGACCGCGGCCGCGCCTTCATCGGGGTCCTCCTCGCCGGCGGTGTCGCCGTGGCCGCCGCCGTCCCGGCGGCGGTTGCGCTGCTCGACGTGTACCGGCCGATTCACCGCGCGGTCGCCGTCAGCCGCGGTCTGGTGAAGGCCGACGCCGGGCAGCTCACGACGACGAGCGCGCAGCTCGGAGGCTTGCAGCACACATTCGCCTCAAGCGCCGCCCGCCTCGACAAACCAACGGTCACCGTTGGGCGTGTCGTTCCGTTCCTCAGCGCCAATCTCGACGCAGCCAAGACGAGCGCACAGGTGGCGGCCAACCTCGCCGGCTCAGCGCGTCGGCTCATCGACGCCGTCAACGTGAACGCGGCGGGCGTGCACCAAGCAACGGTCGAGCGCGCCGCGCTGGCGCAGCTGATCGACGGACTCACGGCGGTGCAGAAGGACGTGCACCGCGCGGATAGCCAGCTCGGATCGGGCCAGAACGCCGAACTGCTCGTGCCCGAACTGCGCACCGGCGTCGCCGACCTGCGCACGCAGGTGCACTCCGTCGACCGCCGCGTCACGACGTCACTCGCGGGCGCCCGCCTCGCCGACACCCTCCTCGGCTTTGATCGCCCGCGCCGGTACTTCATCGCCGTGCAGAACAACGCCGAGAGCCGCGCCACCGGTGGCTACATCGCCAACTACGGCATCCTCGTGGCCGACCACGGCCGTATCACGCTGCCGCAGTTCCGCCGTACCTCGGAGTTCGACGCCAAGGGCGCGCCCCGGCGGACGCTCAACGCGCCGAAGGACTACCTGCGTCGCTACTCGCGTTTCGACGTCGATCGCGAGTGGACGAACGTCAACATGTCGCCCGACCTCCCGACGATCGGCAAGATCATCGCCGACCAGTACCGCCAGTTCAGCGGCACGAAGGTCGACGGCGTCGTCACCGTCGATCCCCTGGCGCTGGCCGGGTTGCTGCGCTTGACCGGGCCGGTGCGCGTCGCCGACTGGCCCGTGCCGATCACGGCGGACAACGTCGTCAAGATCACGCTGCACGACGAGTACATCGCCTTTGACAACCAGCTGGACAATCGCATCGACTTCCTCGGAACGGTCGCCAAGACTGTGTTCGACCGCCTGACCAACGGGGGCCTGGTCGACCTCGTGCGCGCCGGCAACGTCATCCACGACGCAACCGCGACGCGTCACCTGCAGGTGTGGTCGGCCGACCCGGCCGCGCAGCGCTTCTTCGTGGCGACGGGGGCCGCCGGCGCCATCGGTTCGCTGCGGGGTGACGCGTTGATGGTGACGACGCAGAACGCCGCGGGCAACAAACTCGACTACTACCTCCATCGGTCGATCACCTACGACGTCAACGTGAGCACTGTCGACGGTCGCCGCCGCGTCGACGGCACGCTGACGGTGGCACTGCGAAACGACGCCCCCGCCGGGGGCGAACCGAAGTACGTGATCGGACCGTTCGACAGCCGCTTCAAGGCGGGGCAGAACCGGCTATTCGTAACGGTGTATTCGCCGCTGGTGGCGTCGGCCGCGACGATCGACGGCAATCCCCTCGAGGTGCAGGGTGCGCCCGAGTTCGGCCGCTTCGCCCAGTCGGCGTTCGTCGACGTGCCGCCCGGAACGACCCGCACCCTCGTGTTCCGGCTCGGTGGCGTCATCCGCGACGGCGACGGTTACCGGCTCGACATCGTGCGCCAGCCGCTCGTCTACGACGACGCATTCTCGCTGCATCTCAGCGGCGTCACTCCCCGCGATCTACGCGAAAGTGGTCCGCTGTCGCACGATATTCATCTGGAAATCCCCTATTCGGGCAGCTAGTTCCCACAATTTTTGCTCACCTGTGTCACACTTGTGCGGGCGGAATTTCGGCGCACGCGCCCAAAGCTGAGGAAAAGTCAAACCTGTGTTCAAGAAAACTCTCCTGTTTCTGGTCACGGCGCTCATGCTCGCCTCCGCGAGCGCGGCCCTGGCCCAGACGGGCACGTACCCGGCCAATTCCGCGATCGTCGTGCGCGACGTCAACGGCAACATCGTCGACGGCACCCACGGCCTCCACGTCGGCGATCCGATGCACATCCACTCGACGGGCTGGAAACCCGGCAGCTCCGTCGCCTTCGACTTCTTCTCGACGGTCATCCACCTCGGTGACGTCAACGCCGATGCGAGCGGCGCGGTCGACGCCACGTTCCCGGTGCCCAACGTCGAGCCGGGTCAGCACACCCTGCGGCTCACGGGCATCGGAGCCGACGGCAAGCCCCGCACCGTCGACTACCCGATCCTCGTGGTGCCGGCGTCGCAGGTCCTCGGTTCGACACTCGACAGCTCGGGCAGCTCGTCGGCGCTCGGTAGCTCGGGCGGCACGTCGACGGGGACGGGCGGCGTGTTCGGCAAGACGGGTCTCGACCACGCCCTCGACATCGCCGGGGTCGGTCTCGCCTTGCTCGCCGTCGGTCTCGTGCTGTCGCTGGCGGTGCGCCGCTCGCGGCGCGAAGACGCGCTCGTCTAGAGCGCTTCGACTAACACCGCCGCGCCGCGGCGGACGACGACGCGCACGACCACCCGCTCGGATTGCGTCGTCACGAACGTCAGCGTTGCGGCGTCGCCTACCACCCGCCGCTGCGTGAGCCGGGCGTCGGCCAAGTGGGCGAAGGAGGCATCGGTTCCGGCCACCAGACCGGCCGCCACGTCATCGGCAACGCGTCGCACGGCGCGTTCGTCGTCGCCCCGACGACGCATTAAGCGTCGCCGGCCGGGTCTTGGCCGGGGCTGGGCGGCCGCCGCGCGCACTTCCTCCGCGGTCGCGTAGCCGAGTTCGACGAGCAGATCGCCGGCGGCGACGGCCACCGCGCGTTCGGCCAGCGCGTCGCCGGCGTGCTTGCGCACGCCGACGCCGGGCGATTGTGGCGACGTGTGGACCGGGGCGCGCCCGAACTCCGCGGCCGCCGTGCACAGGGCGTCATCCGCCGCCAGGCCCAAGTGGTCGAAGATGCGCGCCAGCATCCCTGCGGTATCGGCGACGACGTCCTCGTAACGCAGTTCCAGATAGGCCAGCGAGCCGAAATGGGCGCGGACGTCGCGCACCGACGCCGCCCACGCCGCCGCGGCCCGATCGGCGTCGGCGAACTCGGCGTCGGTGGCGCCCCACAGCTCACGCTGCGAAGCGGTGGCGTCGCGGCCGTCGCGAATGATGTGGACGTAGCGGGCGTCGGGATACAGCGCCGCCTGGAGCGCCGCCTGCAAACGATGGTTCGGCGTCTTCTCCAACACCATGCGAGCCTCCGGACGCGTGGCGGCGCGTTGGGTCTCGAACACGTGGTCGCACAACGCTCGGGCACCGGTCAGCAGCTCGGGGCGCGCCACCCACGTCGACAGGTGCGACATGCCATTCGGGTGCTCGAAGTTCGCGAACACGGCCGGCAGCCCCTCGCAGAAGAGGTGACTCTCGCCCCCGGTCGCCAGGTCCGGATGCACGTAGAGCAGTTGCTGTAGCCACGTCGTACCACTGCGGGGGGCGCCGACCACGAACGCCACGCGTTGGTACAGCGGACTGGTCGCGGGGTCGAACGTCGCGTGCCGTTGTGCCGGGTCGGCGAACGCGTCGTAGATGCTCTCGCGGCGCGCCTCCACACGAAAAGCGTAGGTCTGCAAAAGTCAGAACATGGAAAGCGTGAAGGTCGAGGTTCCGACCGGCATGGTGGTGGGGGAATACGACGGGCGTTTCGCGCCGGTGGTCGACCAGTTCGTCGACAATTTCCACACGCGTGACGAGGTCGGAGCGTCCTTGTGCGTGTCGTTCGAAGGCGAGACGGTCATCGATGTCTGGGGCGGCGCGGTCGACCGCGAGCTCAGCGCCCCGTGGGACGCCGACACCATCTCGATCGTGATGAGCTGCACCAAGGGCGCGGTGGCGTTGTGCGCCCACGTGCTGGCGAGCCAGGGCCTGCTCGACATCGAGGCGCCGGTGCGCGAGTACTGGCCGGAGTTCGCCACCAACGGCAAGGAAGACGCGACGGTGCGCATGATGCTCGACCACTCGGTCGGCGTTCCGGCGATTCGCGGTGAGCTGCCGGGCGACTTCATGATCCACTGGGATCAGGTGGTCGAGCGCATCGCCGCCGAAGCACCGTTCTGGGAGCCGGGCACGCGCAACGGCTACCACCTCATCAACTTCGGCTGGACGGTGGGCGAGCTGATCCGGCGCGTGTCGGGGAAGTCGCTCGGCACCTTCTTCCAGGACGCCATCGCCCGGCCGCTCGGGTTGGACTTCTGGATCGGTCTGCCCGAAGAGCACGAGCCGCGCGTCT
This region of Acidimicrobiales bacterium genomic DNA includes:
- a CDS encoding sulfotransferase, which gives rise to MEARRESIYDAFADPAQRHATFDPATSPLYQRVAFVVGAPRSGTTWLQQLLYVHPDLATGGESHLFCEGLPAVFANFEHPNGMSHLSTWVARPELLTGARALCDHVFETQRAATRPEARMVLEKTPNHRLQAALQAALYPDARYVHIIRDGRDATASQRELWGATDAEFADADRAAAAWAASVRDVRAHFGSLAYLELRYEDVVADTAGMLARIFDHLGLAADDALCTAAAEFGRAPVHTSPQSPGVGVRKHAGDALAERAVAVAAGDLLVELGYATAEEVRAAAAQPRPRPGRRRLMRRRGDDERAVRRVADDVAAGLVAGTDASFAHLADARLTQRRVVGDAATLTFVTTQSERVVVRVVVRRGAAVLVEAL
- a CDS encoding polysaccharide biosynthesis tyrosine autokinase, whose amino-acid sequence is MDLQAFVSLIRRRWPIVVLAFVVCLTSSAALSASQTKQYSATARMFVSVPDVINVSQAVQAVQLTSDLMQSYAKMVDANITTGRVANRLSGRIPAAEIRGKVSAAAIPQTLLIDVKGGDSSPSLAADLTNQTAEALRSVIDQLGKPSGIEATIISRASVPSKPVSPQPARDLAVGSFLGLALGLAVALAMDALDRTIREEEVASEIFGAPVLCSIPKQRNLAADPLVALKPGGSPTGEAYRALRTAIRFRESAQALKTVLVTSAAAGDGKSTIASNLAIAMSLDGARTILIDADLRRTRLNSIFDIEPGPGLTEVLLGKMPLEDALVPFSRGLSILQVGNYTLNPSEALGSQVMVKVLEEAKRLADIVIVDAPPILPVADPAVLAALVDGTVIVCRWHRTSLHAAGSTRSMLDNVGADVIGVVLNAEGGGRSNNYYRHYSNRPQHRRGERQPAAKPASVPEASANGAGNGAANPSATPGAPAKDGG
- a CDS encoding glycosyltransferase family 2 protein; amino-acid sequence: MNPATAARVGVVIVTYASGADIGHALGSLPTAAMARVVVVDNASPDDTVAIVRALDLPNVEVVEQDNVGFGAGNDAGRARLPATAEFVLFLNPDCVIQGSDIERLVGYLDAHPTCALVGPALRDADGSLRTPGGTLPTPMTELRPLLPAPVGRFLVRRQLDGATARSGPVGYVEGACMLARLDAFDAVGGFDRRYFLCFEEMDLAHRLSDAGWSVDLCLDATATHAAQQSRAQVRAFSLYHQFRSQRLYLERWHGEKAAQRYAAAAGLCWWLRKATRNLSAADYRVLRAASRKAQLPG
- a CDS encoding glycosyltransferase family A protein produces the protein MPISAPWLLVTPARNERDRLPQLAASLAAQTVQTIGLWVIVDDGSDDGTAECVDPQSMPFPVHVLRRTNTGGLLGASERVAFADGVAAGLERLPDAERVLKIDADLVLAPDHFAALTKVAPDVGVIGGVIADVADRSQPHHVRGGLRAYNRAAWDVAAGVPIALGWDVLDEVAIRAAGLEIRVVPEAIATSARRTGSSEGVLRGRRRGGVVARWTGYHPAYFALRLVRYSAMRPVGVGSAVMLWAYVTAGPGPFAAELKRANRTEQTARLHALARSPVRWFRENMRG
- a CDS encoding serine hydrolase domain-containing protein — encoded protein: MKVEVPTGMVVGEYDGRFAPVVDQFVDNFHTRDEVGASLCVSFEGETVIDVWGGAVDRELSAPWDADTISIVMSCTKGAVALCAHVLASQGLLDIEAPVREYWPEFATNGKEDATVRMMLDHSVGVPAIRGELPGDFMIHWDQVVERIAAEAPFWEPGTRNGYHLINFGWTVGELIRRVSGKSLGTFFQDAIARPLGLDFWIGLPEEHEPRVSNLIQSPPPETGGHVSRFMKVVMTEPESATRHAMANLMSQTTQGRAWHAAEIGGGGGITNARGLCGMYTPLALGGGNVIDHTTLERARHCSVATNVDATLQIATRFGLGFMLSMDNRDKYDKDSVVMGEHAFGHVGMGGSIGFCDPSLGLAMGYTMNRMGPGILLNERGQSLVDAVYAVAAL
- a CDS encoding DUF4012 domain-containing protein — translated: MGDAWLLGVAIFLTLITAGALSLYENQATRRGLRFRRFERPGATALIVGFSLAALVTGKLGQSWFVLPAAAFAALSGTLLLRRGGRLLSFVLLWAMAAVVVFCLDAQMPAYGIRAVDVVFTGLLLACFASLIRELDILGSAGWFAAVAAAVGTAVVAYTAHSTKDERVAVLVAGAVFAVAAVSPFGSGMLGRMGSRLAGLVIGGLAIRAAVGSPVGMVAVVAGGIVCALAYLVTLESPDRGRAFIGVLLAGGVAVAAAVPAAVALLDVYRPIHRAVAVSRGLVKADAGQLTTTSAQLGGLQHTFASSAARLDKPTVTVGRVVPFLSANLDAAKTSAQVAANLAGSARRLIDAVNVNAAGVHQATVERAALAQLIDGLTAVQKDVHRADSQLGSGQNAELLVPELRTGVADLRTQVHSVDRRVTTSLAGARLADTLLGFDRPRRYFIAVQNNAESRATGGYIANYGILVADHGRITLPQFRRTSEFDAKGAPRRTLNAPKDYLRRYSRFDVDREWTNVNMSPDLPTIGKIIADQYRQFSGTKVDGVVTVDPLALAGLLRLTGPVRVADWPVPITADNVVKITLHDEYIAFDNQLDNRIDFLGTVAKTVFDRLTNGGLVDLVRAGNVIHDATATRHLQVWSADPAAQRFFVATGAAGAIGSLRGDALMVTTQNAAGNKLDYYLHRSITYDVNVSTVDGRRRVDGTLTVALRNDAPAGGEPKYVIGPFDSRFKAGQNRLFVTVYSPLVASAATIDGNPLEVQGAPEFGRFAQSAFVDVPPGTTRTLVFRLGGVIRDGDGYRLDIVRQPLVYDDAFSLHLSGVTPRDLRESGPLSHDIHLEIPYSGS